A section of the Candidatus Paceibacterota bacterium genome encodes:
- a CDS encoding PP2C family serine/threonine-protein phosphatase, with protein MASAPCQRLAVQIDHFTAQGGRSTQEDRVFLHLIQDAAGEPLAYFIAILDGHGGIETVDALLEMLPHSMPAFEYALLTGNVPMTQILENMCATLFSGTQQFVAGSTLTCALIDVHTKRMYAANLGDSVLMLARQGQVSFATHPHNARMHSTDRLELIARGAVWDEKEGYICNGPYSIQCSRALGDKLIPQLIRTPDVFTLNLKQGDTIMFATDGVITTNDDESYVDELIYFSKMLEDDEKLTAEELTYLGMEIRRASDNATTILVHIK; from the coding sequence ATGGCCTCAGCCCCGTGTCAACGACTAGCCGTACAGATAGATCATTTTACGGCTCAAGGAGGCCGTAGTACACAGGAAGACCGAGTGTTCTTGCACCTCATTCAAGATGCTGCCGGAGAGCCGCTCGCATACTTCATTGCAATTCTTGACGGACATGGCGGAATAGAAACCGTTGATGCTCTCCTCGAGATGCTCCCCCACAGTATGCCAGCGTTTGAGTATGCACTACTCACCGGAAATGTCCCCATGACGCAGATCTTGGAAAACATGTGCGCAACGCTTTTTAGTGGAACCCAACAATTCGTTGCGGGAAGCACACTCACCTGTGCACTCATCGACGTACACACAAAGCGCATGTATGCCGCCAATCTCGGCGACTCAGTGCTCATGCTCGCGCGGCAAGGTCAGGTTTCCTTTGCCACGCATCCCCACAATGCGCGCATGCACAGTACCGATCGGCTCGAACTAATCGCTCGGGGTGCAGTCTGGGACGAAAAGGAAGGGTATATCTGCAATGGGCCGTACAGCATTCAATGCTCACGTGCGCTCGGTGACAAACTTATTCCCCAGCTCATACGCACACCCGACGTTTTTACGCTCAATCTCAAGCAAGGTGACACCATTATGTTCGCCACCGATGGTGTCATAACAACTAATGATGATGAATCCTATGTTGATGAACTCATCTATTTTTCAAAAATGCTCGAGGATGATGAGAAGTTAACGGCAGAAGAGCTCACCTATTTGGGCATGGAGATTCGTCGGGCTAGTGATAATGCCACGACGATACTCGTGCACATCAAGTGA
- a CDS encoding thermonuclease family protein: protein MHLNHKRLLLIIGPIFILVASLLDLFPQRLELLVPKVREVKLNTTSQNSNSTNTATIYTILRIIDGDTITVGINGIETKIRLIGVNAPESVDPRRPLQCYGKEAAAHLSALLEQRKVTLVFDDSQDRYDKYGRLLAYVYRDDGLLINSTMIRDGYAYEYTYITPYVERQNFKQAERDASKALLGLWSPKTCSGKL from the coding sequence ATGCATCTGAATCACAAACGATTACTACTCATCATCGGCCCAATCTTCATCCTTGTTGCGTCCCTGCTCGACCTCTTCCCACAGAGACTTGAACTACTAGTACCAAAAGTCCGAGAGGTGAAACTCAACACTACTTCCCAAAACAGCAATAGTACAAATACTGCAACAATCTACACCATTTTGCGCATCATTGATGGAGATACAATCACTGTTGGCATTAACGGTATCGAGACAAAAATACGCCTCATCGGAGTTAACGCACCAGAAAGCGTTGACCCGAGGCGTCCTCTCCAGTGCTATGGCAAAGAAGCAGCGGCGCACCTCAGTGCCCTCCTCGAACAAAGAAAGGTGACGCTTGTATTTGATGACAGCCAAGACCGCTATGACAAATATGGTCGCCTTCTCGCATATGTCTATCGTGATGACGGACTACTCATCAACAGCACAATGATCCGTGATGGGTATGCGTATGAGTACACATATATTACTCCATACGTTGAGCGGCAAAACTTTAAGCAGGCGGAGCGAGACGCAAGTAAGGCCCTTCTTGGCCTTTGGAGCCCGAAGACATGCTCTGGAAAATTGTAG
- a CDS encoding O-antigen ligase family protein, whose product MFFPFITGKNFAFRILVEVATAMWALLLFIDKEARPRFSWILAGAGAFLVALTIADFSGVDPQKSIWSNYERMEGLVTHVHLFLYFLVAGSVLTSEHLWGWFANTWLGSSIFIFFGAIAQIYGKEAYNFGAGRVDAGLGNAAYMGIYAVFNVFLAVLLWVKTDKKSWWRYAYPVFGLANMYMVFKSQTRGSMLGMFAGAGLIALCFALFDKARPQFRKYAAGAVLAGVLLTGLFVANRHAEWIKNYPSLNRLAQISASDTTTNSRITIWKMSYEGWKERPVFGWGQENFIYVFAKYYDPQMYHYEPWYDRSHDVFFDWLVAAGAVGLLAYLSLYVGIIYYLWFYKKGEVFSLAEKSVVTGMVAAYFIHNVFVFDNLVSYMFFFALLGWMHARVIPPVVLEQKKKGTTLLEGGDLFIVGSVLIVLLSAVMYFVNIRDINANHDLLKAIRGDGNATYVENGKQKIRLLDALDQAEIGKSEAREQLVQQALQAMQQKNVPDTLKKEYFEMAQKEIEGELARNPTNLRMHTFAIMFYANTGNIKHAEEILARALELSPTRGSLYLDSVNMRLSNSDVPGALQLAEKAHELMPDNSKATVAYAAMLILSGKQALAKELLTPLAGDPALVDERLAYAYSKVGAASEMISIFAGLDAAGKLSSQNYLVYADALMKAGRKQEGVAMLRKAATLDASLSAKVEEYIKTLK is encoded by the coding sequence ATGTTCTTTCCATTTATCACGGGAAAGAATTTCGCTTTTCGAATTTTAGTAGAAGTCGCCACTGCAATGTGGGCTCTTCTCTTGTTCATCGACAAGGAGGCTCGACCTCGCTTCTCATGGATCCTTGCGGGGGCGGGTGCCTTTCTCGTTGCGCTCACCATCGCAGACTTTTCTGGAGTTGACCCCCAGAAGAGCATTTGGTCAAACTATGAGCGCATGGAAGGATTGGTGACCCACGTCCACCTCTTCCTGTATTTCCTTGTTGCTGGCTCAGTGCTTACTTCTGAGCACTTATGGGGCTGGTTCGCAAACACATGGCTTGGTTCCTCAATCTTCATTTTCTTTGGCGCAATTGCGCAAATTTATGGTAAGGAGGCGTATAACTTCGGCGCGGGTCGTGTCGATGCGGGACTTGGTAATGCTGCATATATGGGTATCTATGCGGTGTTTAATGTATTCCTTGCGGTACTGCTTTGGGTAAAGACGGACAAGAAGTCATGGTGGCGCTATGCATATCCTGTGTTTGGACTAGCAAATATGTACATGGTATTTAAGTCGCAGACGCGTGGTTCAATGCTCGGCATGTTCGCAGGTGCTGGGCTTATTGCGCTTTGCTTTGCACTCTTTGATAAGGCTCGACCACAATTCCGTAAGTATGCTGCGGGGGCAGTGCTTGCAGGCGTACTGCTTACAGGACTCTTTGTCGCAAATCGTCATGCGGAGTGGATCAAGAATTATCCTTCACTCAATCGACTTGCGCAAATCTCAGCCTCAGATACGACAACAAATTCGCGTATCACCATCTGGAAGATGTCCTACGAAGGATGGAAGGAGCGACCCGTATTCGGTTGGGGACAGGAGAATTTCATCTATGTTTTCGCGAAGTACTACGATCCTCAGATGTATCATTACGAGCCTTGGTATGACCGTTCACATGATGTGTTCTTCGATTGGTTGGTGGCGGCTGGGGCCGTCGGACTCCTTGCGTACCTGTCACTCTATGTGGGTATCATCTATTACCTTTGGTTCTACAAGAAGGGCGAGGTATTTTCTCTCGCAGAGAAATCTGTCGTTACGGGAATGGTTGCTGCATATTTCATCCACAATGTGTTCGTGTTCGACAACCTCGTTTCGTATATGTTCTTCTTTGCACTCTTAGGCTGGATGCATGCGCGCGTCATTCCTCCTGTTGTATTGGAACAAAAGAAGAAGGGTACGACGCTTCTCGAGGGCGGGGACCTCTTCATTGTAGGGAGTGTGCTTATCGTTTTGCTTTCTGCCGTCATGTATTTCGTGAACATTCGTGATATCAATGCAAATCACGATTTGCTTAAGGCGATTCGCGGCGATGGGAATGCAACCTATGTTGAGAACGGTAAGCAGAAGATCCGTTTGCTTGATGCGCTAGACCAAGCAGAAATAGGTAAGAGTGAAGCACGCGAGCAGTTGGTGCAGCAGGCGCTTCAGGCAATGCAGCAAAAAAACGTCCCTGATACGCTCAAGAAAGAATATTTTGAGATGGCACAGAAGGAAATCGAAGGTGAACTTGCGCGAAATCCAACTAATTTGCGTATGCACACATTCGCTATTATGTTCTACGCGAATACGGGGAATATAAAGCACGCAGAAGAGATTCTTGCCCGTGCACTCGAATTGTCTCCAACACGCGGAAGCTTGTACCTTGATTCGGTGAATATGCGCTTATCGAACTCTGATGTTCCTGGTGCACTGCAATTGGCCGAAAAGGCACATGAACTTATGCCTGACAATAGTAAGGCTACGGTCGCATATGCAGCAATGCTTATCCTCTCTGGAAAGCAGGCACTTGCAAAGGAATTGCTTACTCCTCTGGCTGGTGACCCAGCATTGGTTGATGAGCGCCTCGCCTATGCATATAGCAAGGTGGGTGCAGCGAGTGAGATGATTTCCATATTCGCGGGGCTTGATGCTGCAGGCAAATTAAGTTCTCAGAATTATCTTGTATACGCAGATGCGCTCATGAAAGCAGGAAGGAAGCAGGAGGGGGTTGCGATGCTGCGTAAGGCAGCAACGCTCGATGCGTCACTTTCGGCAAAGGTTGAGGAGTATATAAAGACACTTAAGTAA
- a CDS encoding MBOAT family O-acyltransferase, with product MFFVPKFIFILAFTITLDYFLGILIEESAPERRRLYLILSIISNISILFVFKYFNFFNANVAAVAHYLDWNYSFGALSLILPIGLSFHTFQSLSYVIEVYRKTQKAERHFGIFALYVMFYPQLVAGPIERPQNMLHQFHEQKYFELQRVLLGLQRMMYGFFKKIVIADNIVPFVTEVYGSPHGFPGISLMIATVLFAVQIYCDFSGYGDIAIGAAKVMGFDLMENFRQPYFSASVAEFWKRWHISLSTWFKDYVYIPLGGSRVSAFRRVFNFMVTFLLSGLWHGANWTYVIWGGLNGAALSAGSFFKGSFSGVFHIFRVVRTFIFICVTWIFFRAESMSDAWYILTHLFSGWNKVFAQFHDASFRESTIFLGQNPARFFALLAFIATFFFIEYLIEKKARIIALMSEHTRRAYFLRWFVMATIVLLIVLFVRTDKSPFIYFQF from the coding sequence ATGTTCTTTGTTCCAAAATTCATATTCATACTTGCCTTTACTATCACACTCGATTATTTCCTCGGCATTCTTATTGAGGAGTCTGCACCCGAACGTAGGCGGTTGTATCTGATCTTGAGTATCATCTCAAACATTTCTATATTGTTTGTTTTCAAGTATTTCAATTTTTTCAATGCGAATGTTGCTGCAGTGGCGCATTATCTCGATTGGAATTATTCTTTTGGGGCACTCTCGCTGATTTTACCGATTGGACTGTCTTTCCACACATTTCAGAGTTTGAGCTACGTTATCGAAGTATATAGAAAAACCCAGAAGGCAGAACGGCATTTCGGCATTTTTGCCCTTTATGTGATGTTCTATCCTCAACTTGTGGCTGGTCCGATTGAGCGACCTCAGAATATGTTGCATCAGTTCCATGAGCAGAAGTATTTTGAATTACAGCGTGTATTGCTGGGTTTACAGCGCATGATGTATGGGTTCTTCAAGAAGATTGTCATTGCGGATAATATCGTACCATTTGTGACGGAGGTATATGGTAGCCCGCATGGTTTTCCGGGCATCTCCCTCATGATTGCAACCGTATTATTTGCTGTTCAGATCTATTGTGATTTTTCTGGCTACGGCGATATTGCTATTGGTGCAGCAAAAGTCATGGGCTTTGATTTGATGGAGAATTTCAGGCAACCATATTTTTCTGCATCTGTTGCAGAGTTCTGGAAGAGGTGGCATATATCACTCTCTACTTGGTTTAAAGATTACGTCTATATTCCTCTTGGGGGAAGTAGGGTTTCCGCATTCCGTCGGGTGTTTAATTTCATGGTGACATTTCTGCTTAGCGGCTTGTGGCATGGGGCGAATTGGACTTATGTCATCTGGGGAGGGTTGAATGGCGCAGCATTATCTGCGGGGTCATTTTTCAAGGGCTCATTCTCTGGCGTATTCCATATATTTCGTGTAGTACGAACGTTTATCTTTATTTGTGTGACTTGGATATTCTTTAGAGCCGAGAGTATGTCTGATGCTTGGTACATTCTCACTCATCTATTTTCGGGATGGAATAAAGTTTTCGCTCAGTTCCATGATGCATCATTCAGAGAAAGTACTATTTTTCTGGGTCAAAATCCGGCAAGGTTCTTTGCCTTGCTCGCATTTATCGCCACATTCTTTTTCATAGAGTATCTGATTGAAAAGAAAGCAAGAATCATCGCACTTATGTCAGAACATACTCGAAGGGCATATTTCCTTCGCTGGTTCGTTATGGCGACTATAGTGCTCCTTATCGTTCTCTTTGTGCGCACAGATAAGTCACCATTTATCTATTTCCAGTTTTAG
- a CDS encoding SGNH/GDSL hydrolase family protein has product MRLRKQLLLAAFLLGVLVVTFAYFEIGTQLYEAFVLTRLADGSPHSLVHFGGYSGYYWLDDRAPVIVRINNAGFMGPHRELVAPQGTYRIAILGDSIVEGLQVDEDKTFAALLEQALNEHKRCLKKVEVLNFGLSGMGAYKEYLAYEQIASHYNPNLVILFFNTGTRGYDDYKDAQVESVFFEGESAKSKSNENFLLRMRDILNTSSFMNRVRIETGIAQKLRSLRGLIAADTKGTSFMEDGASYPQAYFKAGDESLLGLQKSVEKNGAKLLVVAHPSRDSFMGPQQGADMPVIAHLLAFLNEHKITTAYFGKELRDAASATSTAITLTDGIHLEQEGHRLMSSLLKSQLTLRAGALRIPCAK; this is encoded by the coding sequence ATGCGACTTCGAAAGCAATTACTCCTTGCAGCCTTTCTGCTTGGTGTACTGGTGGTAACTTTTGCATATTTTGAAATTGGTACTCAACTCTACGAGGCTTTTGTGCTTACGCGTCTTGCTGATGGATCTCCTCACTCACTCGTTCATTTTGGTGGATATTCCGGATACTATTGGCTGGATGATCGCGCTCCCGTTATTGTGCGCATAAACAACGCTGGGTTTATGGGTCCTCACAGGGAACTCGTTGCACCACAAGGAACTTATCGGATCGCCATATTGGGTGACTCAATCGTCGAAGGCCTCCAGGTTGATGAGGATAAGACTTTTGCTGCATTGCTTGAGCAAGCACTTAATGAGCATAAACGCTGTTTGAAAAAAGTCGAAGTTTTAAATTTCGGTCTAAGTGGAATGGGCGCATATAAGGAGTATTTAGCGTATGAGCAAATCGCCTCCCATTACAACCCAAATCTTGTGATTCTTTTCTTCAATACAGGGACACGAGGTTACGATGACTATAAAGATGCTCAGGTTGAATCAGTCTTTTTTGAGGGGGAAAGTGCAAAGTCTAAAAGCAATGAGAATTTCTTGTTACGGATGCGGGATATATTGAATACTTCGAGTTTTATGAACCGTGTTCGCATTGAAACAGGGATTGCACAAAAACTGCGAAGCCTTCGTGGGCTTATTGCTGCTGATACTAAGGGTACGAGCTTCATGGAGGATGGTGCATCGTACCCGCAGGCATATTTTAAAGCAGGTGATGAGAGCCTTCTCGGGCTGCAAAAGAGCGTTGAGAAGAATGGTGCGAAGCTCCTTGTTGTTGCACATCCTTCAAGGGATAGTTTTATGGGGCCACAGCAGGGTGCTGACATGCCGGTGATTGCACACCTGCTTGCTTTCCTTAATGAGCATAAGATTACTACTGCGTATTTCGGAAAGGAATTGCGTGACGCAGCGTCTGCAACTTCTACTGCGATTACGCTCACTGACGGAATCCACCTCGAGCAAGAAGGTCATCGACTCATGTCTTCATTATTGAAGTCCCAACTCACTCTCCGTGCGGGGGCATTACGAATACCTTGCGCAAAGTAA
- a CDS encoding glycosyltransferase: protein MIPKTIHYCWFGGKPKPELVQRCIASWEKFCPDFTIKEWNEENFDVKANAFTALMHKQGHWAFVADYVRLAALLNEGGVYLDTDMLLVQPLDNLLSNKIFLGEEEPGMINVAAMGAEPHHPFIRTCKDFYDTHMTERITIPKVVTNIYNGIEDKNGIIVLPPAAFYPFGPTEIQHYKGQPLGSETYGVHLWNYSWGHPLNKFFKQLGIHTIGKKISEKLGIKEVLKKLLGFV, encoded by the coding sequence ATGATTCCTAAGACGATTCACTATTGTTGGTTTGGTGGAAAACCAAAGCCTGAGCTCGTACAGCGCTGTATCGCAAGCTGGGAGAAATTCTGCCCCGACTTCACAATCAAAGAGTGGAATGAGGAGAACTTCGACGTCAAAGCAAATGCATTTACTGCACTCATGCATAAGCAAGGTCACTGGGCTTTTGTCGCTGATTATGTGCGCCTCGCCGCACTCCTCAATGAAGGCGGTGTTTATCTTGATACGGACATGCTCCTCGTGCAGCCACTCGATAATTTACTCAGCAACAAGATATTTCTTGGAGAAGAAGAACCTGGGATGATTAATGTCGCTGCGATGGGCGCAGAACCACACCACCCCTTCATCAGAACATGTAAGGACTTCTATGACACACACATGACTGAGCGGATCACAATACCCAAGGTCGTCACGAATATCTACAATGGAATAGAGGACAAGAATGGCATTATTGTCCTTCCCCCTGCTGCTTTTTACCCATTCGGCCCTACAGAAATTCAGCATTACAAGGGACAACCACTAGGTTCCGAGACATACGGTGTTCATCTGTGGAATTACTCATGGGGACATCCGCTGAATAAATTCTTCAAGCAACTAGGCATACATACGATAGGAAAAAAAATAAGCGAGAAGCTCGGTATTAAGGAGGTGCTTAAGAAGCTCCTTGGATTCGTCTAG
- a CDS encoding glycosyltransferase family 2 protein, with protein sequence MKFSIITPTYKRAEKLQRAIDSVRAQKYSDWEMIIINDTPHAEGYSSVEEFVRKDHRITYIVNEQNSGVNFSRNRGLQNIAQDSDWVIFLDDDDYFTPDALSELARIISERPDENWIVTGRGYVNGTSLTIAPKNTTHYDYARDYLIFRRFQGDATHCIRSSALRSINFSHEVKQGDEWVFYFQLGLKNDIYYDKIITTFSDGYDEQSGLNNRVRKTSQQLNTLKLIFKEAKQRGYSHKPSFLVYFTMRIIRAFIKR encoded by the coding sequence ATGAAATTCAGCATCATCACACCAACATATAAGCGTGCAGAAAAATTGCAGAGAGCAATTGATTCTGTGCGTGCTCAGAAATATTCAGACTGGGAGATGATCATTATAAATGATACACCACACGCAGAAGGATATTCGAGCGTAGAGGAATTTGTTCGCAAAGACCACCGAATCACCTATATAGTGAACGAGCAAAACAGCGGTGTGAATTTCAGCCGCAATAGAGGCCTCCAGAATATCGCCCAAGATTCTGACTGGGTGATATTTCTTGATGATGATGACTATTTTACTCCCGATGCCCTTTCTGAGCTTGCAAGAATCATCTCCGAAAGGCCAGATGAAAACTGGATTGTAACCGGACGTGGTTATGTGAACGGCACGTCGCTAACGATTGCACCAAAAAACACTACGCACTATGACTATGCGAGAGACTATCTTATCTTTCGCAGATTCCAGGGCGACGCAACACACTGTATAAGGTCATCCGCCCTAAGATCAATCAACTTCTCTCATGAAGTCAAACAGGGTGACGAGTGGGTATTCTATTTTCAGCTAGGGCTAAAAAATGATATATATTACGATAAAATCATCACCACATTCAGCGACGGATACGACGAGCAATCTGGACTAAATAACCGTGTTCGCAAGACGAGCCAGCAGCTTAATACGCTAAAACTCATTTTCAAAGAAGCTAAACAACGAGGCTACAGCCACAAGCCGAGCTTTCTTGTATATTTTACGATGAGAATCATTCGTGCGTTCATCAAACGATAG
- a CDS encoding flippase, whose amino-acid sequence MLQKFLRNTGWMLTGRVATMIISFFATLFIARHLGPTNYGQLSFAISMNGLFAFIAPLGLDQILFRELVRTPEKKNELLGTTLLLKLAAGTLAATLSIITAFTIKAEDITRILIVILSGTFIFNAFLIINYEFLSRSESKYQSIISIATSATLNILKILAILLSKGVIYLALILLLEAVLNAILYVFIYQTKIEENIQSWTWNKQLAKLLVRDSLPVVLLTAFANIYSRVDQVIIKYMLDVTQVGVYDAAVRVAELWSFLPSIIITALVPSIVSSTTEGGITFKKRMRQGIALLTVIPSAIAALVGFFAPLIVHVLYGKGYEGSVSILQIYVWSGVFTSLGLFFYQYLIAMNLRFILIFSSFVPMVLNIILNILWIPLYGINGAAYATLVSYMFLPASLLFFKSTRNMILGSYRAA is encoded by the coding sequence ATGCTCCAAAAATTTCTAAGAAATACAGGATGGATGCTCACCGGAAGAGTTGCAACGATGATCATCTCTTTTTTTGCAACACTATTCATCGCGCGACACCTTGGTCCGACCAACTACGGACAACTGAGCTTTGCAATAAGCATGAATGGACTCTTTGCCTTCATTGCGCCACTTGGGCTGGATCAAATCCTATTCAGGGAACTTGTGCGTACGCCCGAAAAGAAAAATGAACTTCTTGGGACAACACTTTTGCTTAAGCTTGCTGCAGGTACGCTTGCCGCCACCCTCTCGATCATCACCGCTTTTACTATAAAAGCAGAAGATATCACAAGGATTCTCATCGTCATACTTTCAGGCACTTTCATCTTCAATGCCTTTCTCATAATAAACTATGAATTTCTTTCACGTTCTGAGTCTAAATACCAATCGATTATCAGTATCGCAACTTCGGCCACACTCAATATATTGAAGATTCTCGCCATTCTTCTTTCCAAGGGAGTAATCTACCTTGCATTAATCCTGTTGCTTGAAGCAGTACTCAATGCAATCCTCTACGTATTCATCTATCAAACAAAGATAGAGGAAAATATTCAATCATGGACATGGAACAAGCAGCTTGCGAAATTGCTCGTACGCGACTCACTCCCTGTTGTCCTCCTCACTGCATTTGCGAATATTTACTCCCGTGTCGACCAAGTCATCATCAAATATATGCTTGATGTGACTCAGGTTGGTGTTTATGATGCAGCAGTGCGCGTTGCTGAACTATGGTCGTTCCTTCCCTCGATCATCATTACCGCACTCGTTCCATCAATTGTATCAAGCACAACCGAGGGGGGTATTACTTTCAAGAAGCGCATGCGACAAGGAATAGCACTATTAACAGTCATACCCTCCGCAATTGCTGCACTTGTAGGTTTTTTTGCTCCACTTATCGTTCATGTCTTGTATGGAAAAGGCTACGAGGGAAGTGTATCGATTCTTCAGATATACGTCTGGTCTGGAGTATTCACCTCACTTGGTCTATTCTTCTATCAATACCTCATTGCGATGAATCTACGGTTCATACTCATTTTCTCTTCTTTCGTACCCATGGTTCTCAATATCATCCTTAATATCCTATGGATTCCCCTTTACGGTATAAATGGTGCGGCATATGCGACACTTGTCTCCTATATGTTCCTCCCCGCATCCCTACTATTCTTTAAGAGCACTCGCAATATGATACTTGGGAGTTATCGTGCCGCCTAA
- a CDS encoding FkbM family methyltransferase encodes MTLSAEQRYARTHFYINKYFKITSNKTDHILEWGDFKIALPDDFFSKESSMLSFLTVFFDIIYPNQVRFPIPFIVIEGSYEKFGVRLQEDDYVVDAGAHVGVFSVDASRKIGPQGKVFSFEPIPAINAILKNQTKYTASDNIIANTEALGAKKGATTYRFSDEKTSSSAENSEGESIDVTITTLDDYVKEHKIEKINFIKMDIEGSEIAALTGATETIKRFKPRLSICIYHRPGDPEAIKRLILDMRPDYQHAMTKWKIYAW; translated from the coding sequence ATGACGCTGTCTGCAGAACAGCGCTACGCACGCACTCATTTTTACATAAACAAATACTTCAAGATCACTTCAAACAAGACCGACCACATCCTAGAATGGGGCGACTTCAAGATCGCGCTACCGGACGATTTTTTCAGCAAAGAATCTTCGATGCTTTCGTTCTTGACGGTCTTTTTCGATATCATCTATCCCAACCAGGTACGCTTTCCGATTCCATTCATCGTTATCGAAGGAAGCTACGAGAAATTTGGTGTACGACTACAGGAAGATGACTACGTTGTCGATGCAGGAGCACACGTTGGCGTATTCTCCGTCGATGCATCACGAAAGATTGGACCACAAGGAAAAGTATTCTCATTCGAGCCAATCCCCGCGATTAACGCTATATTGAAAAACCAAACGAAATATACCGCAAGTGACAATATCATCGCGAATACAGAGGCTCTTGGTGCGAAAAAGGGTGCGACCACCTATCGTTTTTCAGACGAAAAGACTAGTAGCTCTGCAGAAAACTCCGAGGGTGAATCCATCGACGTAACCATAACCACACTTGATGATTATGTAAAAGAGCACAAGATAGAAAAGATCAATTTCATAAAAATGGATATTGAAGGTTCAGAAATCGCTGCACTCACTGGTGCCACAGAAACGATAAAAAGATTCAAGCCAAGGCTATCAATCTGTATCTATCATCGCCCTGGAGACCCTGAAGCGATAAAACGATTGATACTTGATATGAGACCAGACTATCAGCACGCAATGACAAAATGGAAAATTTACGCATGGTAA
- a CDS encoding class I SAM-dependent methyltransferase, with product MKKDLKSYERHNAHFNTSENNDENTLAIIRRYDGMKQFERMGFALALSLSSRAPKTHIDIGSGNGWLLRKMSPYFETTIGVEPSSTAIALCKRVHAQLQNMRLVNADMCDGIDQLQISEPVFLTTSVVLTHIEDYYIAAFLEKVNDLPVGSILCFAEPYDTNHQWGYWHVRSKDWWIKNLPNWQLQFLNLEIDGYAHTIYGVCVGKDEVRTQKLMSLPQKAIWNLSVVYHQAARVFRKLKTLVK from the coding sequence ATGAAAAAAGACCTAAAAAGTTACGAACGCCATAACGCACATTTTAACACGAGTGAAAATAATGACGAGAATACCCTCGCCATCATCAGGCGCTACGACGGCATGAAGCAATTTGAGCGTATGGGATTTGCTCTTGCACTCTCTCTTTCGAGTAGGGCGCCAAAGACCCATATAGATATCGGCTCTGGAAACGGCTGGCTTCTTCGAAAAATGTCACCATATTTCGAGACCACGATCGGAGTCGAACCTTCTTCGACAGCAATAGCACTTTGCAAACGTGTTCACGCACAACTGCAGAACATGCGACTGGTCAATGCTGATATGTGCGATGGGATCGACCAACTCCAAATATCAGAGCCGGTCTTTCTCACAACATCGGTCGTGCTCACGCATATCGAAGATTACTACATTGCCGCATTCTTGGAAAAAGTAAATGATCTTCCTGTCGGTTCCATACTCTGCTTTGCGGAACCATATGATACGAACCATCAGTGGGGGTACTGGCACGTACGAAGCAAAGATTGGTGGATTAAGAACCTACCGAACTGGCAACTGCAATTCCTTAATCTCGAGATAGACGGTTATGCACACACAATCTATGGAGTATGTGTAGGAAAGGACGAGGTACGCACACAGAAACTCATGTCACTCCCTCAGAAAGCGATTTGGAATCTGAGTGTGGTATACCATCAAGCAGCAAGGGTTTTTAGAAAACTCAAAACACTTGTGAAATAA